Proteins encoded within one genomic window of Deltaproteobacteria bacterium HGW-Deltaproteobacteria-2:
- a CDS encoding polysaccharide/polyol phosphate ABC transporter ATP-binding protein, whose protein sequence is MSDVIIRAENLGKKYTIGHQAENGRYVALRDVLMHNAINLWNKTKDLATGKPIIQGDTMEEVWALKDLNFEIKRGEAVGIIGRNGAGKSTLLKILSRITEPSTGRVTIKGRVASLLEVGTGFHPELTGRENIYLNGTILGMTRAEIKRKFDEIVAFAEIEKFLDTPVKRYSSGMYVRLAFAVAAHLEPEILVVDEVLAVGDAQFQKKCLGKMADVGKEGRTVLFVSHNMSAIQKLCNSCILLQNGKILLDDLTQKVVSAYLNDFSSGKIFKKSKVLNGKPSIVSANLEQSQKPAYSEMVVHLEIYSEVEKDVSIDLRFSDGTGCAVGFGSLGTFCGEQLCLLKKGLQKIVFSFPIGNLAVGVYFISIDLTEPDHEYFDRIENCLSFEVTRPPGGDTRRVLLQSWGYGALQLPLNLINYEKHGDKTWQQD, encoded by the coding sequence ATGAGTGACGTAATAATTAGGGCCGAGAATCTTGGCAAAAAATACACAATCGGCCATCAGGCAGAAAATGGCCGCTATGTGGCCTTGCGTGATGTGTTGATGCATAATGCGATAAACCTCTGGAACAAGACCAAAGACTTGGCGACAGGGAAGCCCATCATCCAAGGTGATACGATGGAAGAAGTATGGGCTCTCAAAGATTTGAATTTTGAGATAAAACGCGGAGAGGCCGTGGGAATCATAGGCAGAAACGGAGCCGGGAAAAGTACATTATTAAAGATTTTAAGCCGCATTACAGAGCCTTCAACTGGACGAGTGACCATTAAAGGCCGCGTAGCCAGCTTGTTGGAGGTTGGTACGGGTTTTCATCCAGAACTTACAGGGCGAGAAAACATTTACCTGAATGGCACTATTCTGGGAATGACCCGAGCTGAGATCAAGCGAAAGTTTGACGAGATTGTGGCATTTGCTGAGATCGAAAAATTTCTAGATACGCCGGTCAAGCGGTACTCTTCAGGCATGTATGTGCGCCTCGCGTTTGCCGTTGCTGCGCATCTTGAACCGGAAATTCTTGTAGTGGATGAAGTGTTAGCAGTCGGTGACGCGCAGTTTCAGAAGAAGTGTTTGGGTAAAATGGCGGATGTTGGCAAAGAAGGAAGAACTGTTTTATTTGTTAGTCATAATATGAGTGCTATACAGAAATTATGTAATTCTTGCATTCTTTTACAAAATGGCAAAATTTTACTCGACGATTTAACTCAAAAAGTTGTCAGTGCTTACTTGAATGATTTTTCTTCAGGCAAGATATTCAAAAAATCAAAGGTTCTAAATGGAAAGCCTTCAATAGTATCAGCTAATTTAGAGCAGTCACAAAAACCGGCCTATTCAGAGATGGTTGTGCATCTTGAAATATATAGTGAGGTAGAAAAAGATGTGAGTATTGATCTGCGGTTCTCGGATGGTACAGGATGTGCCGTTGGATTTGGTTCGCTGGGTACATTTTGTGGAGAGCAATTATGCCTACTTAAGAAGGGCCTTCAAAAAATAGTGTTTTCTTTTCCTATTGGGAACTTGGCTGTTGGTGTATATTTTATAAGTATAGATCTGACGGAACCTGACCATGAGTACTTTGATCGAATTGAAAACTGCCTGTCGTTCGAAGTGACGCGCCCTCCTGGAGGCGATACTAGAAGAGTTCTCTTACAATCCTGGGGATATGGAGCTCTTCAATTACCACTTAACCTGATCAACTATGAAAAACATGGTGATAAAACGTGGCAGCAGGACTAA
- a CDS encoding phosphate ABC transporter permease: MTSSSSTDTKEQVLIIEPGRTEKNYWADLWRYRELFIILAWRDLSVRYKQTIIGILWAIIRPLLTMVVFTVIFGRIAKLPSDGSAPYALMVFAAMLPWSLFSNALSESSNSLIGNANLIGKVYFPRLIIPAATLVTAFIDFLISFVILIGMMIYYQFAPGWQMLLLPFFIILALLASLGPGLWITALNVKYRDFRYIIPFVVQFGLYVSPVGFSSKIVPEQWRLPYNLNPMVGVIDGFRWCILGGNSPIYLPGFLLSLVIITFFLWLGVSRFRKMEKTFADII; encoded by the coding sequence ATGACCAGCTCATCTTCCACAGATACAAAAGAACAAGTGCTCATCATCGAACCCGGCCGCACAGAGAAAAACTACTGGGCCGATCTTTGGCGCTATCGGGAGCTCTTTATAATTCTAGCTTGGCGTGATCTTTCCGTCCGCTACAAGCAGACCATCATCGGAATTCTCTGGGCAATTATCAGGCCATTACTTACAATGGTCGTCTTCACCGTTATTTTTGGTCGCATTGCCAAACTGCCGAGCGATGGCAGCGCACCTTACGCTCTGATGGTCTTTGCTGCCATGCTACCCTGGTCTCTTTTTTCAAACGCATTGAGTGAATCGTCCAATAGTCTGATTGGCAACGCCAACTTGATCGGCAAAGTTTACTTTCCCAGGCTGATCATACCCGCGGCAACGCTGGTAACCGCTTTCATTGATTTCCTCATCAGCTTTGTTATACTCATCGGAATGATGATCTATTATCAATTTGCACCCGGATGGCAAATGCTGTTACTGCCGTTTTTCATAATCCTGGCCTTGCTGGCCAGCCTGGGACCCGGTCTCTGGATTACTGCACTCAATGTAAAATACCGGGATTTCCGCTATATCATACCCTTCGTGGTGCAGTTCGGTCTTTATGTTTCTCCAGTAGGATTCAGCAGTAAGATTGTCCCGGAACAATGGCGGCTGCCTTACAACCTCAATCCTATGGTGGGGGTCATCGACGGTTTCCGCTGGTGTATCCTTGGCGGCAACAGCCCCATTTACTTGCCAGGATTTCTGCTTAGTCTTGTTATCATCACCTTCTTCCTCTGGCTGGGCGTCTCCCGCTTTCGGAAGATGGAAAAAACTTTCGCGGATATAATATGA
- a CDS encoding ATPase: MIKRKIKDIILKSLKTYPVVGILGSRQVGKTTFAKTVKEMVRTDAVYLDLELPSDLNKLQDAELYLRQFEKSLVIIDEIQRMPSLYPLLRALVDQNRIGGRFLILGSASPELIRHSSESLAGRIIYHELSPLNFFETDAGKFKKLLLRGGYPNSYLAKNDDESFIWRESYIKTYLEMDIPQLEIHIPAMQLRRFWTMLAHSHGQLWNASKIAGSLGISAPTVRRYLDILESTFIVRQLQPYHTNTKKRLIKSPKVYIRDSGLNHALLRIKTFDDLTGHPSAGASWEGFVIEQIVALLSENSPYYFYRTNAGAEIDFLYFDQQNKPVPVEIKYSLSPAVSKGFWNAYEDLQCKRGYVIYPGSETYPIGKNVTALPLAKLNYLTL, translated from the coding sequence ATGATCAAACGTAAAATAAAAGATATCATTCTAAAATCATTAAAGACTTACCCTGTTGTCGGTATTTTGGGATCGCGACAGGTTGGCAAAACAACCTTCGCCAAAACAGTCAAAGAAATGGTCAGGACTGATGCTGTCTATCTTGATCTTGAATTACCCTCAGACCTCAACAAACTTCAGGATGCCGAATTGTATTTGCGGCAATTCGAGAAATCTCTTGTCATTATTGATGAAATTCAGAGGATGCCGTCTTTGTATCCGCTCCTTAGAGCCCTGGTTGATCAAAACAGGATTGGCGGCCGTTTTCTGATTCTCGGATCTGCATCACCTGAACTAATCCGTCATTCATCGGAAAGTCTTGCCGGCCGCATCATTTATCATGAGCTTTCGCCTTTGAATTTTTTCGAAACAGACGCCGGAAAATTCAAAAAACTGCTTCTTCGCGGCGGATATCCAAACAGTTACCTCGCAAAAAATGATGATGAAAGCTTTATCTGGAGAGAAAGCTATATCAAAACATACCTGGAAATGGACATACCACAGCTTGAAATCCATATTCCTGCCATGCAACTTCGCCGATTTTGGACAATGCTCGCACACAGCCATGGTCAACTTTGGAATGCCAGCAAAATAGCGGGTAGTCTCGGTATTTCCGCCCCGACAGTCCGCCGTTATCTGGATATCCTGGAATCAACATTTATAGTGAGACAGCTTCAGCCTTATCACACCAATACAAAAAAACGTCTGATTAAATCGCCGAAGGTATATATTCGTGATTCGGGACTAAACCATGCCCTTCTGCGGATAAAGACATTTGACGATCTAACAGGACATCCATCTGCTGGCGCATCATGGGAAGGATTTGTGATTGAGCAGATCGTTGCTCTTTTATCTGAAAACAGCCCATACTATTTTTACCGTACAAACGCGGGCGCGGAAATAGACTTCTTATATTTCGATCAACAAAATAAGCCAGTCCCTGTCGAGATAAAATATTCTCTGAGTCCCGCCGTATCAAAAGGATTCTGGAATGCCTATGAAGATTTGCAATGCAAACGGGGCTATGTCATTTATCCGGGCAGCGAAACGTACCCCATAGGTAAAAACGTCACTGCCCTACCTCTGGCAAAACTTAATTACTTAACCCTTTAG
- a CDS encoding cysteine protease → MITFSRKRGMGWLPDYPDFRDYTEETDEIKTLLKSTSTKRTKIKADSLPAAVDLRPWCSPVEDQGMLGSCTANAGAGIIEYYERKSFGRHTDASRLFLYKVTRNLMKAKGDTGAYLRTTMGAMILFGVPPEDYWPYTDDEKNFDLEPNAFTYAFASNYQTLTYFRHDPPNTDPAKLLNQLKTYMAKGHPAMFGFTVYNSIEQADKTGRIPYPSAKEKIEGGHAIVAIGYDDKIKIKNTHNKVETTGALLIRNSWGTSWGEDGYGWLPYEYISKGLAEDFWTILKKEWIDTGEFAE, encoded by the coding sequence ATGATCACATTCTCAAGAAAACGCGGCATGGGTTGGCTTCCTGATTATCCGGATTTTAGGGACTACACAGAAGAAACCGACGAAATAAAAACACTGCTTAAATCTACATCCACAAAGCGCACAAAAATCAAGGCAGACAGCTTGCCTGCTGCCGTAGATCTACGACCCTGGTGTTCGCCTGTTGAAGATCAGGGAATGCTTGGTTCCTGCACAGCCAATGCAGGAGCCGGAATCATCGAATACTACGAGCGAAAATCCTTCGGCAGACATACGGACGCCTCGCGTCTCTTTCTTTACAAAGTCACCCGCAACCTGATGAAAGCAAAAGGCGATACCGGTGCCTACCTGCGGACAACCATGGGTGCCATGATACTCTTTGGAGTACCGCCGGAAGACTATTGGCCATACACAGACGACGAAAAGAACTTTGACCTGGAACCAAACGCCTTTACCTATGCCTTTGCTTCCAACTACCAGACACTCACATACTTCCGGCATGATCCCCCGAATACAGATCCCGCAAAACTGCTCAACCAGCTCAAAACCTACATGGCAAAGGGGCATCCCGCCATGTTTGGCTTTACCGTTTACAACTCTATCGAGCAGGCGGATAAAACCGGGCGTATTCCCTACCCATCCGCGAAAGAGAAGATCGAAGGCGGACATGCCATCGTGGCCATAGGGTACGACGACAAGATAAAAATCAAGAACACGCATAACAAGGTGGAAACTACCGGCGCACTTTTAATAAGGAACTCATGGGGCACAAGCTGGGGAGAAGATGGCTACGGCTGGCTACCCTACGAATACATCAGTAAAGGCCTTGCCGAGGACTTCTGGACCATCCTGAAAAAAGAGTGGATCGACACCGGCGAGTTCGCAGAATAA
- the galE gene encoding UDP-glucose 4-epimerase GalE has product MTTSKASNHPIPQTSILVTGGAGYIGSHTVVALMAAGYDPIIVDNLSNSKASVLKRIKQVTGKQPIFYKLDLWDIAALDKVFQKHSIASVIHFAGFKAVGESVTEPLKYYENNIQSTISLCNVMTMRDVKKIIFSSSASVYGEASIIPIKENSLTMPASPYACTKQMIEQILKDIHVADPAWRIALLRYFNPVGAHESGLMGEDPQGIPNNLMPYISQVAVGLHKKVNIFGNDYPTSDGTGVRDYIHVMDLAEGHVAALKKIDTATFKTPQIINLGTGSGYTVMEILHAFEKASGKVIPYRITKRRPGDVAACYADTKLAQKLLGWKVRRNLADMCADAWRWQSQNPTGYP; this is encoded by the coding sequence ATGACAACTTCTAAAGCATCTAATCATCCAATCCCCCAAACTTCTATTCTTGTCACCGGCGGAGCCGGCTATATCGGAAGCCACACCGTTGTGGCCCTCATGGCCGCTGGCTATGACCCGATTATTGTCGATAACCTTTCTAACAGCAAAGCTTCTGTTCTAAAACGTATAAAACAGGTCACAGGTAAACAGCCGATTTTCTATAAACTCGATCTGTGGGACATTGCCGCCCTCGACAAAGTATTTCAAAAACACTCAATCGCATCGGTTATTCATTTTGCGGGCTTCAAGGCCGTAGGCGAATCGGTTACCGAACCATTGAAATACTACGAAAACAACATACAAAGCACCATATCACTTTGCAATGTCATGACCATGCGCGACGTGAAGAAAATAATCTTCAGCTCATCAGCATCTGTTTACGGAGAAGCATCCATCATTCCTATTAAAGAGAATTCTTTGACGATGCCCGCTAGTCCTTATGCATGCACCAAACAAATGATCGAGCAGATTCTCAAAGATATTCATGTTGCCGATCCGGCTTGGCGTATAGCCCTGCTGCGATACTTCAATCCTGTCGGCGCTCATGAAAGCGGCTTGATGGGAGAAGACCCTCAGGGAATTCCCAACAACCTCATGCCCTATATCAGTCAGGTGGCCGTGGGCCTTCACAAAAAAGTAAATATTTTCGGTAACGACTATCCGACATCAGACGGCACAGGTGTGCGGGACTACATCCATGTTATGGATTTGGCAGAGGGGCATGTGGCCGCCCTGAAAAAAATAGATACGGCTACTTTTAAAACGCCGCAGATTATTAATCTGGGTACCGGTAGCGGTTACACCGTTATGGAAATACTGCACGCTTTTGAAAAAGCATCAGGGAAGGTGATACCTTATCGTATTACCAAACGCCGCCCCGGTGATGTTGCCGCCTGCTATGCAGATACAAAACTTGCGCAAAAGCTTCTGGGATGGAAGGTCAGACGCAATCTTGCCGATATGTGCGCCGACGCATGGCGCTGGCAATCCCAAAATCCCACCGGCTACCCTTGA
- a CDS encoding four helix bundle protein yields MSYNSFEELDVWKRACRLAVDIYESLRKCSDYGLKDQMTRSAVSIASNIAEGAERNSKTEYIRFLHIAKGSAAELRTQVYIAQQIGIYKNSKTTEFVKELKEISAMLQGLIKSLSPKT; encoded by the coding sequence ATGTCTTATAATTCTTTTGAGGAATTGGATGTTTGGAAACGGGCTTGTCGTTTGGCCGTAGATATATATGAAAGTTTGCGAAAATGCAGTGACTATGGATTGAAGGATCAAATGACGCGATCCGCGGTTTCAATTGCGTCGAATATTGCTGAAGGTGCTGAAAGAAACAGCAAAACAGAATATATTCGTTTTTTGCATATTGCCAAAGGATCAGCCGCTGAATTAAGAACGCAAGTTTACATTGCCCAACAAATCGGTATTTATAAAAATTCTAAAACCACAGAATTTGTTAAAGAACTAAAAGAAATATCTGCAATGCTTCAAGGCCTGATAAAATCACTATCTCCAAAAACTTAA
- a CDS encoding protein tyrosine kinase, producing the protein MTPNVSIPPSQPLLRSGENAHIYDYLSVILRRRKLFALAFCAVFFSVVLYTYFVKPIYEASSTLHIKKERGQGVLVGMTFDQSNSIDAELEIIKSRTNVEQVAKRLHMDWQVTKKSKGMDFKLLDFSSTAKNPSYKIEMTGADTFTVKDDDDKLIGEGITGRLLQAKGFSLLLNDLKGEKGDSFRLKLLPLQNIAVSLKGGFKATEVGNRTNIVRISYSSTDPVQARDLVNTLVQVYLGQNIELKTEEASRTVSFIENQLKGLRGELEGAEQDLETYKSSSGMFKLDSEAQEVVKNLSETEKLRAEVLFQKKQVEFALDALNSALRKGNIYSPAIMRDDPLVAGLAAKLSELEIQKRTLLTDYTENHPAVKTIQGQIDEIQKKIRSTYETNLVNLNKQQSSVTHQLDIYENKLRKLPKAERDLARLTRVSNVNAGIYTFLLQKHEEARIAKATTVSNINIVDPAITPVSPIKPNKPKNILLGFLVACILGIGLAFFQEYLDDTIKDAEEAKRAIGLPLLAVIPFIPSRAENGEAKKRLPLITRLEPKSQVAEAFRSLRTSLHFSAINRNKKIILITSTFPGEGKSIITANLSNTMAQTGVKVLVVDCDLRRSSLHEKFGVSKVPGLTEVLTGDTTFREVLHDTGIPGIDVISAGTTPPNPAELLGSEAMRQFLITHREEYDHIFIDAPPVLAVTDAPVLTTMSDIVLLIMEAGRVPIKAAQHMREMLANVQAPVAGFVMNDKTGSGETYGYYGSRYYRYGGYGRKYGRGYGYGYYSDAEPNHRKTPHRWEKVLNFIPEKLQKEIKKRFK; encoded by the coding sequence ATGACCCCCAACGTTTCCATTCCTCCATCGCAACCACTTTTAAGAAGTGGAGAAAACGCGCACATTTATGATTATCTGAGTGTCATCCTGCGGCGCAGAAAACTTTTTGCTCTGGCCTTTTGCGCGGTATTCTTCTCCGTAGTGCTTTACACTTATTTCGTGAAGCCGATCTACGAAGCTTCCAGTACTCTCCATATCAAGAAGGAAAGAGGGCAGGGTGTATTGGTAGGCATGACCTTCGATCAATCAAACTCCATCGATGCAGAGCTGGAAATCATCAAATCCCGTACAAATGTCGAACAAGTCGCGAAGCGCCTCCATATGGACTGGCAGGTGACGAAAAAGTCGAAAGGTATGGACTTCAAACTGCTTGATTTTTCTTCCACGGCGAAAAACCCATCTTATAAAATTGAAATGACTGGTGCCGATACCTTTACGGTTAAAGATGACGATGACAAACTGATTGGCGAGGGAATTACCGGCCGTCTCCTGCAGGCAAAAGGTTTTAGTCTTCTCTTAAACGACCTCAAAGGTGAAAAAGGTGATAGTTTCCGCTTGAAACTTCTTCCCCTGCAAAACATTGCCGTAAGTTTGAAGGGAGGATTCAAGGCGACAGAGGTAGGAAACAGGACAAACATTGTCCGTATCTCATACAGCAGCACCGATCCGGTGCAAGCGCGGGATTTGGTTAATACTCTTGTACAAGTCTACTTGGGGCAGAACATTGAATTAAAAACCGAAGAGGCAAGCCGGACAGTCAGTTTCATCGAGAATCAGCTAAAAGGTTTGCGCGGGGAGCTGGAGGGCGCTGAACAGGACCTCGAGACCTACAAGAGTTCCTCCGGGATGTTCAAACTTGACAGTGAAGCGCAGGAAGTGGTCAAAAATCTTTCGGAGACGGAAAAATTACGGGCCGAAGTCCTATTTCAGAAGAAACAGGTTGAATTCGCCCTTGATGCCCTGAATAGTGCGCTGCGAAAGGGTAACATATACTCGCCGGCAATCATGCGAGACGATCCACTCGTAGCCGGGCTGGCGGCGAAACTCTCCGAATTGGAGATACAGAAACGAACATTGCTCACCGACTATACCGAGAACCATCCGGCCGTCAAAACTATACAGGGGCAGATCGATGAAATTCAGAAGAAAATTCGCTCCACTTATGAAACCAACCTGGTTAACCTGAATAAACAGCAGAGCTCCGTCACTCATCAACTGGACATTTACGAGAATAAATTGCGCAAGCTCCCCAAGGCGGAACGCGATCTGGCAAGGCTTACCCGAGTTTCTAATGTCAATGCCGGCATCTATACCTTTCTTCTTCAGAAGCATGAAGAGGCGCGTATCGCCAAGGCCACCACCGTCAGCAATATCAACATAGTCGATCCGGCCATTACTCCCGTTTCGCCGATTAAACCGAATAAGCCGAAAAACATCCTGCTGGGATTTCTCGTTGCCTGTATACTCGGCATCGGACTCGCATTTTTTCAGGAATATTTAGACGACACCATTAAAGATGCTGAAGAGGCAAAAAGAGCCATCGGTCTACCACTTCTAGCGGTCATTCCGTTCATTCCCAGCCGTGCGGAAAACGGAGAAGCTAAAAAGCGCTTACCGCTCATCACGCGCCTGGAACCGAAATCCCAGGTTGCTGAAGCCTTTCGTTCTCTGCGCACAAGTCTGCACTTTTCCGCTATTAACCGGAATAAAAAGATCATACTGATAACCAGCACTTTTCCGGGCGAGGGGAAAAGTATCATTACTGCCAATTTATCCAATACAATGGCTCAGACGGGAGTAAAGGTGCTTGTCGTGGACTGCGATCTGCGCCGTTCCTCTCTCCATGAAAAATTCGGTGTGAGCAAAGTTCCGGGACTGACCGAGGTACTAACCGGTGACACCACTTTTCGGGAGGTATTGCATGATACCGGGATTCCCGGCATCGATGTGATCAGTGCCGGCACTACTCCCCCCAATCCGGCAGAACTGCTCGGTTCGGAGGCTATGCGTCAATTCCTGATCACGCACAGAGAAGAGTATGACCATATCTTTATCGACGCTCCGCCGGTGCTGGCTGTTACAGACGCCCCGGTTCTTACCACTATGTCTGACATAGTGCTTTTGATAATGGAAGCCGGCCGAGTGCCCATCAAGGCGGCTCAGCACATGCGCGAGATGCTCGCCAACGTCCAGGCACCTGTAGCCGGCTTCGTGATGAATGACAAAACCGGCAGCGGCGAGACTTACGGCTACTATGGAAGCCGATATTACAGATACGGCGGATACGGACGCAAGTATGGCCGCGGTTACGGTTACGGATATTATTCAGACGCCGAACCGAATCACCGTAAAACGCCTCACCGTTGGGAAAAAGTCTTAAACTTCATTCCTGAAAAGTTACAAAAAGAAATAAAAAAAAGATTTAAGTAA
- a CDS encoding sugar transporter → MKMTRNKPIISAVLFLMLFTFLMLTGCATYRDMPPGTVKDIPGQETKDKNSQNVHSPIVEQQIVTVSPLSEPPPPPDYIVGPYDVLSINVSKPDFSGMGSASGSSSLTESNLGTGTQATGYRVDGKGNIQLPFVGTLHVSGMTQQDIQNQLMKIYPKYFKDPWVAVDVKEYKSQPLYILGQFNNTGVIYMDRPFNVLQGLAMGKGYDASANPRAARIIRDKKVLPVDIYELLMNADQSQNIWLKPGDTIYMPDNKNRVVFVFGAAKGGGPVSIPPAGLNLLQAIATVGLQEIGYHARRVFLIRSFSPTRGQLMLIDVDKIIQGDAMPMALTEGDIIYIPKSALTTWNEALGEMLPTLSAFSAILSPFVQIKYLSQ, encoded by the coding sequence ATCAAAATGACACGAAACAAACCCATCATTTCTGCAGTTTTATTTTTAATGCTCTTTACCTTTCTAATGCTGACAGGATGCGCAACGTATCGGGACATGCCTCCCGGAACCGTCAAAGATATACCCGGTCAGGAAACGAAAGACAAAAATTCACAAAATGTTCATAGCCCAATAGTAGAACAGCAAATAGTGACTGTAAGTCCCCTATCTGAACCTCCACCGCCGCCAGATTACATTGTCGGTCCCTATGATGTTCTGTCTATAAATGTGAGTAAGCCGGATTTCTCCGGCATGGGGTCAGCATCAGGGTCATCATCGTTAACCGAATCGAACCTCGGTACCGGTACGCAAGCAACCGGCTACCGGGTAGATGGAAAAGGAAATATTCAACTGCCTTTTGTGGGAACACTCCATGTCTCGGGCATGACTCAGCAAGATATACAAAACCAACTTATGAAAATCTACCCGAAATATTTTAAAGATCCCTGGGTGGCTGTTGACGTTAAAGAATACAAGAGCCAGCCCCTGTATATTTTAGGACAATTTAATAACACCGGTGTTATCTACATGGATCGTCCCTTCAACGTTCTTCAGGGGCTTGCCATGGGTAAGGGCTACGATGCCTCAGCTAACCCGAGAGCCGCGAGAATTATCCGGGACAAAAAAGTTTTACCGGTTGACATTTATGAACTGCTTATGAATGCCGATCAGAGTCAGAATATCTGGTTGAAGCCCGGCGACACCATCTACATGCCAGACAATAAAAATCGGGTGGTCTTTGTTTTCGGCGCGGCAAAAGGCGGAGGGCCGGTATCGATACCTCCGGCGGGACTTAATCTTCTGCAGGCTATCGCCACTGTCGGTTTACAGGAAATAGGGTATCACGCCCGGCGCGTGTTCCTCATCCGCTCCTTTTCGCCTACCCGCGGGCAATTGATGTTGATCGATGTCGATAAAATCATACAGGGCGATGCTATGCCCATGGCGCTTACCGAAGGCGACATTATTTATATACCCAAGAGCGCCTTGACGACTTGGAATGAAGCATTAGGTGAAATGCTGCCGACGCTTTCGGCCTTCAGCGCGATCCTGTCGCCCTTTGTCCAGATTAAATACCTTTCACAATAA
- a CDS encoding non-canonical purine NTP pyrophosphatase, translating into MKIVFASGNEGKVKEIKEMLEGMGIELVSLKAYANVPEIVEDGSTFLENALKKARIISEFTNETVLADDSGLRVDELGGQPGIYSARYAGEKATDDDNIDLLLERLKNIPQEKRTAFFCCALVLYRTDGSYDSFESKWQGLIIDERRGKNGFGYDPVFFVSDLKKTAAELPPEIKNKVSHRGQAFAQLRRKLAEKLDVGA; encoded by the coding sequence ATGAAAATCGTTTTCGCTTCCGGTAACGAAGGAAAAGTCAAAGAAATTAAAGAAATGCTTGAAGGAATGGGAATCGAATTAGTTTCTTTGAAAGCATACGCCAATGTGCCGGAAATCGTGGAAGACGGAAGTACATTTCTGGAAAACGCCTTAAAGAAGGCGAGAATAATTTCCGAATTTACCAATGAAACGGTCTTGGCTGATGATTCGGGATTGCGGGTGGACGAATTAGGCGGCCAGCCGGGCATTTATTCAGCGCGTTATGCCGGAGAAAAGGCAACAGACGACGACAATATAGACCTTCTTCTGGAGAGGTTAAAAAATATTCCGCAGGAAAAAAGAACAGCTTTTTTTTGTTGCGCTCTTGTATTATATAGAACAGACGGCAGTTACGATTCTTTTGAATCAAAGTGGCAGGGTTTGATTATTGATGAACGCCGCGGAAAAAACGGATTCGGTTATGATCCGGTTTTCTTCGTGTCGGATCTGAAAAAAACAGCAGCAGAACTGCCTCCGGAAATAAAAAACAAAGTAAGTCATCGAGGGCAGGCTTTCGCCCAGCTCAGAAGAAAACTTGCTGAAAAATTGGATGTCGGGGCGTAG
- a CDS encoding ribonuclease PH: MERKSGRKFDELRSVNITNNYLKNAAGSVLVEFGNTRVICAASIDDKPAPFLRNTGKGWLTAEYSMLPMSTQTRSARESVRGKLGGRTHEIQRLIGRSLRAVTDLTAFGEKTIYLDCDVIQADGGTRTASITGAFVALIDLFKKLREDGVVKQIPVNDFLSAVSVGIIDGQTLLDLEYEEDSRAEVDMNFVMTGSGLFIEVQGTAERIPFSKEQMTQMTELAEKGIRQIIEKQKEIVGDLKG; this comes from the coding sequence ATCGAAAGAAAATCAGGAAGAAAATTCGACGAACTGAGGTCGGTTAATATTACCAATAATTATTTGAAGAACGCTGCCGGTTCCGTTTTGGTAGAGTTTGGCAACACCAGGGTAATTTGTGCGGCCTCCATTGATGATAAACCGGCGCCTTTCCTTAGAAATACCGGAAAAGGCTGGTTGACGGCTGAATATTCGATGCTTCCCATGTCCACCCAAACCAGAAGTGCACGGGAATCAGTGCGGGGAAAATTGGGAGGCCGGACACACGAAATACAAAGATTAATCGGCAGGTCTCTTCGCGCCGTGACCGATTTAACCGCCTTTGGCGAAAAAACAATTTATCTGGATTGTGATGTTATTCAAGCCGATGGCGGAACCAGAACGGCATCAATTACCGGTGCATTTGTTGCGCTCATTGATTTATTTAAAAAATTGCGGGAGGATGGCGTAGTAAAACAAATTCCTGTCAATGATTTCTTGTCTGCCGTCAGTGTCGGTATAATTGACGGTCAGACTCTTCTCGATTTGGAATATGAAGAGGATTCCCGGGCGGAAGTGGATATGAATTTTGTCATGACCGGTTCGGGTCTTTTTATAGAAGTGCAGGGTACGGCGGAACGCATTCCTTTCAGCAAAGAGCAAATGACGCAAATGACTGAACTGGCGGAAAAAGGCATTCGGCAGATTATCGAAAAGCAGAAAGAAATTGTAGGTGATCTGAAGGGATGA